TCTTCATCGGTCAAGTCAGTGTTGCCCGTTGGAATAGGATCTTGCCAGATAAAATCCTCACCTGGTACGTCTGCACCCAAGTAACGAGATTTAGGGCCCAGATCACGGTGGGTCAATTTAAACCAAGCTTTGGCAAACACTTCATCAAAGTAATCTGGCTCTTGGTGAAATTTCTCTGAAATTTTGCGGTAGATAGGGTCTTTGATTAATGCCATATCTGCATCGGTCATGATAGGGTTACGGCGTACACTTGGATCGTGAGCGTCCAATGGACGATCTTCTTCGCGAATGTCAGTTGGCTCCCACTGCCAAGCACCTGCTGGACTCTTGGCTAATGCCCAGTTGTGCCCCAATAGCAGTTCAAAATAACCGTGATCCCATTGAGTGGGGTTGGTGGTCCATGCGCCTTCAATACCACTTGAAACGGTATCTCCAGCATTGCCACGACCTTTAGGATTACGCCAGCCTAAACCTTGCTCATGCACATCTGCTGCCTCTGGCTCATCTTCTAATATGGTGGCATCACCATTACCGTGACATTTACCAACGGTATGTCCACCGGCAGTCAGTGCAACCGTTTCTTCATCGTTCATTGACATACGGGCAAAAGTGGTGCGCATGTCTTGAGCGGTTTTTAGTGGATCAGGATTACCATCAACCCCTTCAGGATTGACATAGATTAACCCCATTTGTACCGCTGCTAATGGATTCTCAAGCGATTCACGATCTTTATCGCTCTCATAGCGGTTTTCGGTAGGCGCTAACCATTCACGCTCAGAACCCCAATATATGTCTTTTTCTGGATGCCAAATGTCAGCACGACCGCCAGCGAACCCAAGGGTTTTGAAACCCATTGATTCATAAGCCATATTGCCTGCTAGAATCATCAAATCTGCCCAAGACAGTTTATTCCCATATTTTTTCTTGATAGGCCACAATAGACGACGTGCCTTATCTAAGTTGACATTATCAGGCCAACTATTCAACGGCGCAAAACGCTGATTACCAGTGTTAGAGCCACCGCGGCCGTCAGCACTGCGATAAGTACCGGCCGAATGCCATGCCATACGAATCATAAGACCACCATAGTGACCCCAATCGGCTGGCCACCATTCTTGCGATTCAGTCATCAAGTTTTTTAAATCTGTTTTGACTGCTTCTAAGTCCAGCTGTTTAAACGCTTCAGCATAGTCAAAATCATCACCCATGGGATTGGTTTTTTTGTCTTGCTGATGCAGAATGTCTAAGTTTAAGCTATTTGGCCACCAGTCGGTTGCAGCAGACGCAGTGGTTGTGTGGGCTTGATGCATAACAGGGCAGCCACCCATACTAGGACGCTGCGGCGTATGCGTTTGATCGACGTTTTCACTATGAATCGTCGGGCCTTTATCGTCGCCTTGATCATATGTTGTATTGGTAGAAGCATCCGCTGGGCTGCTATTATGGTTTACAGGGCAACGTCCCATATCTGATGCTTCATTCTTATTGGCGTTGGTAGAGGTTGAGTCGGTCATGGCATAACTCCTGTACTATGATGGTAGAGAGGTTCAATGATTAATTATAGTAAGCATTATTTATACACAGATCATAGCTAAATATTATAGTTTTACAAAACAAATATATATGGATTATAAGTTTTAAATAACCAATCATAAGAAAGTGTGCTTACCTTATCTTACTCTTTATGAGCCATAAGTTAATGTAAAAATATCTAGTCAAGGTAGAGGTTCTCAAGTACCATAACTGGATTTTGTTACGATAAGAGTATTGGTGCAACGTTAAGCAATTTTTATCGATCCTTTTTGATGGTAAATACTTATAATGATTGATAAAAATTGTGCAAAGTTGTGTTCTTCGTTTTAAGTGTTAGTGAGTCATTATGTCTGCTGTCAAATCTTCGCCACCCAATCAGCCCGTTGCCAAAAAATCATGGGGAGAGGCGGCGAAAGCCTATCTTGATCGGCGCGCTATTATCATGTTGTTTTTAGGCTTTGTTGCTGGCATTCCTATTCTGCTTATTTTTTCGAGTCTTTCATTGTGGCTACGAGAAGCAGGTATCGACCGTAGTGTGGTAACGATGTTTAGCTGGGCGGCCTTAGGGTATTCGTTTAAATTTATCTGGGCACCTTTGGTTGATGCTGTGCCATTGCCTGTATTGACCAAACTGTTGGGTCGCCGTCGTAGTTGGATACTAGTTGCTCAGCTATTGATTATTCTGGCTATTTGTTTGATGGCTAGCGTCAACCCAATCGACGAAAGCAGCTTGATTTGGATGGCAGTTGGTGCTGTATTGCTTGGGTTCTCTTCTGCAACGCAAGACATTGTGGTTGATGCCTACCGTATTGAGCTTGCACCTCCCAGTCTACAGTCTGTCCTATCAGCGATGTATACGGCTGGCTATCGCTTGGGAATGATTGTCGCAGGAGCGGGTGCCCTGTACTTAGCCGACTATTTTGGTTCTACAGAAGCACTCTATAGTTATGAAGCTTGGCGTAATACTTACTGGATCATGGCAGCAGTGATGGGCGTTGGTGTAGTGACCACGCTGATCATCCGTGAGCCAGTGAGTGAGCAGGTGCGTGTGCCACGCCAGACATCAGACTATACGCGTTTGGTTCTCGTATTTGCTTTATCGGTCATTGGTTTTGTCCTAGTATTTGCCAATATGGGTGCCATACTGCCTGAAACTGAGAGTGCATTAATTGGATTTTTGATTGAGATTGTACATTTGGCGTTGAGTTTGACGACGGCATTAGTCATTGGTTACGGTTTAGTCAAAGTAGGGCTCGTTAAAGAAGAGGTCGCACGAGCAACTTGGGTCGAGCCGATTGCAGATTTCTTTCGTCGTTATGGTAAAAAAGCATTGTTACTGCTGGCACTAATTGGCCTATACCGTATCTCTGATATCGTCGCTGGCGTGATCTCTAACGTTTTTTATCTCGATATGGGTTTTAGTAAGACAGATATTGCCAACGCCGTGAAGCTTGTGGGTGTGGTCATGGTGATTGCTGGTGGCTTTTTAGGCGGTTTAATGGCGCAAAGGCTACGTATGATGCAAGCGATGATGGTTGGTGCCATCTTGGCCTGTGTGACCAACTTATTGTTTGTGTTATTGACCTATCATCAAGGTAGCTTGCCAGTCATGTACTTGGCTGTTATTTTTGATAACTTGGCAGCAGGTCTTGCCAGTGCTGTATTTATCGCTTTCTTGTCGGCACTGACGTCTATTCGTTTTACTGCAGTACAGTATGCGATATTTTCATCGCTTATGACCTTACTACCTAAAGTTCTGGGCGGTTATTCGGGCACTATTGTCGATAACATGGGCTATCCATTTTTCTTTATTTTTACTTTTGCCATTGGTCTGCCAATCTTGATTTTAATCTACTTGGTCGATAAACATATTGTCATTGGTGATAATGACGATATATACGGTGATAATGATAAATTAACAAAGGCGAATCCAAACCTGACCGATACCAATGAGCCACCGCGTGCGTCAGAATAGTCTAAGCTTTAAATTTATACTTATTCATCGATAATACCTTTTTATTAGTCGCATCTTTTTATTTATCGCACGTTTAAGAGTTATTTATGACATCAGTGACCATTCGTCAAACAAAGCAACAAATTCAGCAGTTGACGAATACAGAATCCGCCAGTAAATTGCCTTCTTTTTGGCTAACCGATTGGCTGCTATACGTCATTGATAAGCCAGCGCTGTTTTTGATTACGGATGAAAGCTACGAGCTGACAGAGGATGAGCAAAAACAGTTTAACGCTGGTGTGACGAAGATGCAGCAAGGCATGCCGCTTGCTTATCTAACGGGCCAGCAAGCATTTTGGTCACTGAATTTTATGGTTAATGAGCACACGCTGATTCCCAGACCAGATACTGAAATCCTGATTGAACAAGTACTGGATTGGATAAATACCCCATCAATCTATGCCAGTACTAAGCGCTTATTAGACTTAGGGACAGGTTCAGGGTGTATCGCTATCAGTCTTGCTCATGAGTTAAAAAATGATAACTGGCAAGTGGTTGCAGTTGATTTATCACCAGCAGCACTTAAGGTTGCTCAGCACAATGCGCTTATAAATGAGGTAGCCAATATCAAATTTATACAAAGCAGCTGGTATGACGCGCTTCGTACTCACGAAAAAGTATCATTCGATGTCATCGTCTCCAATCCTCCTTATATAGATGAGGAAGATGAACATCTAGCACAGCTAAAAGCTGAGCCTATCAGTGCGCTCAGTGCGCTCAATCATGGCTTGGCTGATATCGAACATATTATCCAGCAAGCACCATCCTATTTGCGTATAGGAGGCTTGTTAGCCATTGAGCACGGTTTCGATCAAGGTTTTGCTGTCCGTCAACTTTTTGCAGATAATGGCTTTGAATCCGTAACGACGGTGCAAGATTACGGTGGTAATGATCGCGTGACGCTTGGTCATATCTAGTCTTACCAATTTATCGTCATTGGTTTTTTATGATTGGTTTTTTAATTATAGGTTTTAATAATGGATAGGGCGCACTCATTAGAGACAGAGCAGTTATCAGATGAAGAGCTGCTGGTTTATGCGCGGCAGATACTGCTTGATGGCTGGGACATTGATGCTCAACTGCGGTTAAAGTCTGCACGTGTCGTCATCATTGGGGCAGGCGGGTTAGGTTGCCCAGCTTCTGAAACGTTGGTACGCGCAGGGCTTGGACAGGTTCATCTGATTGATGATGATGTCATTGAAGCCAGCAATCTACAACGGCAAACCTTATTTTTACCTGATGACATCAATAAATCTAAGGCGTTAACAGCGGCGAAGATGCTTGAGCGTATTAATCCTTTGATAAGCGTAAATAGTACGATGGCGAGGTTGAGCGAAAACAATGCTTATGACTTACTTGATATGGTAATAGGTAAGCCTGATTTGCTTTTAGATTGTACGGATAATTTTGCCACACGCGATATCATTAATCGTATTAGTGTGCGTTATCAGATTCCGTTATTGTCTGCCTCAGCGATTGCGATGCAAGGGCAATTGGCTTTGTTCGAGCCACATTTAGATACAGGGTGTTATCATTGTGTGTTTGGCTCAGTGGTAGACGATATAGAGGCAGATGAACGTACGTGTGCCAATTCAGGTGTGCTTGCCAGCACAACAGCTATTATGGGCAATTTGCAAGCCAATACCGCCTTGCAATATCTAGGATTAACCAAAAATCCACTGACAAATAAACTGTTATTGTGGGATGGTAGCCGAATGCAGCAACGGCTCATGGGCTATCGCAAAGATCCAGAGTGTCCTGTCTGTAGCAGTCATTAATCTTTATCTATCCTCAAATATCCTTTTTATTACCATAGTTGTTTTTTATGAAAATTCATCGTCCCCATTTATTGAAACACACTTTCAATGTTGTTAATCGTGTTCGCCAAACGGCGAGCGTGGCTGGTCTTTCTGCACTGAGAGTCGTAAAAGGTGAGAAACCTGATGCTATGTTGCTAAAAGAGACTTTCGAGCAGCTAGGTACGACTTATATCAAAATTGGTCAATTCATTGCTAGTACGCCGTCATTGTTTCCTCGCGATTATGTCACTGCGTTTCAAAGCTGTTTGGATCAAACCACGCCATTGTCTTATGCTTATATTGAGCAAGTCTTGAAGGAAGAGTTGGCAGTCGACGGTATAACACTTGATGAGTTGTTTGCTCATATTGAGCCAAAACCGCTGGCCTCAGCTTCTATTGCTCAAGTGCATGCCGCACGTCTACATAATGGTGACGAGGTGGTATTAAAGGTACAAAAGCCTGGCGTCGAGACCATCATGCAAACAGATTTGGGCGTCTTGCATGGTGTCACCAAACTGCTTGAGCTACTCATGCCATCTATGAAGTTTGCCAGTATTGCGCCTATTATTGATGAAATCCGTCTACGCATGCTTGCTGAAACAGATTTTATCGCTGAAGCGCAAAACATTCGTGATTTTCAGCAGTTTTTAGTATTATCTGGTAACACCCGTGTGACGGCGCCAGAAGTATATGAGACGTTGACGACGAAGCGTGTGCTCACAATGAGTCGCTTATATGGTGTCTCTATGGTAGATGAGTCGCTGATGCGCCAGTACTGTACTGATCCTGCTCAAGTCATGGCGGATACCTTAAATACATGGTTTGCCAGTCTCATGTTATGTAACAGTTTCCACGCTGATCTGCATGCCGGTAACTTAATGCTGTTAACCGATGGCCGTATTGGCTTCTTAGATTTTGGTATTGTTGGTAAATTAAAAGCTGAAAGCTGGCGTGCGTGTATGGGTATGATGCAAGCAATGCAAGACAATGATTATCAGGCAATGGCGCGTCATATGATTGATATGGAGATGACGCATGGTGGTAATCAGGTTGATGTCGTGGCATTGGGCAATGATTTACAACGTATGATGAAGACCATCATGGCAGAAGACAAAGCCTTTACCAGCGGTGTTCCTTTCAATAGTAAAGAGCAAGCAGATGAGCTCAATACCATGATGCTTGAGATTGTCGAAGTGGGTAAGCGTCATGGTATTCACTTTCCCCGTGATTTTGCCTTGTTGACTAAGCAGATGTTGTATTTCGATCGCTTCATGCGCATGCTTGCACCTGACATGGATATGTTCAGCGATCAGCGAGTGCAAATGCTTGGACAAACAGAGAGTGAAGCCGCGACAACGCGTACCTTAAATCTGTCTTAAAGGCTTGTAACGCACTAAATCATGAGCTGATTCTTATTTTTGGCTGTTTTAACACAATGGATTGTGTGCTTATTACCGCAAAATGGCTCTGTCAAGATGACTGCTTTTAAAAGCCGTGCTTTTCCAATTATTACCAGTAAAACGGCGATTGTTTTTATCGGTGCGCTCATTGCCATGTTTGTGTCTCAGCGCTCTACATGGCAAGCAATAACGGCGTAATGCACACTTAAGATAGCCTATACTACACTACGGCTAAATACCTCTCGCAGCTCAAAACTGGTATGTACTTGGGCCACGCCTTCGATACGATTCAACCTGTGCAATAAAAACTCCTCGTAATGTGCCATATCGCGTACTCGAACTTTAATCAGATAGTCTTCGGTACGACCAGTGACAATACTACAGCTCACTACTTCATCAAAGCTTTGTACTTTAGATTCAAATTGTTCGAAACGCTCTGCTGTGTGGCGATCCATACTGATAGCGATAAACACCGCCAGTGGGTAACCAATTTTTTGTGCATCTGTTTTGGTGTGATAGCCTGTGATGATGCCTGCATCTTCTAAGCGCTTAATACGGCGCGCACAGGGAGTTGCCGAAAGATTGATTCGTTCAGCCAGCTCAGTAATACTCATTCGAGCTTGTGTCTGTAATAAACGCAATAGTTGTTTATCGGTCTCATCTAAATCTACCAATAAAGCAGTATCTGAATGGCTAGTTATCATAATTTATTATCATGCTAGAGAATTTATCTAATTATAACGACCAATACAAGATTTTCCACTAAAATAACGCAAAAATGCATGAAAAAAAGCGGATTTCTGTAGCATAAACTTTGCTATTATAATGACAGATACAGTGGTTATCTCGTATGATACATAACGCTTTAATAAAAAACTGTCCAATTAAATATCTAAAATCTCATATCATCTAAGGATTGATTATGTCTAACCAAACCACCAGCACCGTTGCCAAAGCGACCACCAAGATGACACCAAAAAGTGCCGCTTTTGATTTCCGTAAATATCGTCCATTTGCTTTTGCACCATCGTTACCAGATCGCACTTGGCCAAGCAAAACGATCGAGAAATCACCAATATGGGCAAGTGTGGATCTGCGTGATGGCAATCAGGCACTGATTGATCCGATGACCATTGAACAAAAAATGCGTTTTTTTAATACGCTAGTAGAAGTTGGGTTTAAAGAGATTGAAATTGGCTTTCCGTCAGCGGCACAGGTTGAATTTGACTTCGCTCGTAAACTTATCGAAGAAAATCATGTGCCAAACGATGTGACCTTGCAAGTTTTGGTTCAGGCTCGTGAGCATTTAATTGCTCGTACCTTCGAGTCATTGAAAGGCGCAAAGCGTGCGGTGGTCCATGTTTATAACTCAACCAGCCGTGTACAACGTGAAAAAGTTTATGCTAAAAACAAAGATGAAATTAAAGAAATCGCTATCACTGGCGCCAAGCTATTAAAAGAATATGCAGCAAAATATCCTGAAACAGAGTGGGTTTTTCAATATTCACCAGAAAGCTTTAGCCAAACAGAAACTGAATATGCCGTAGAGGTCTGTGATGCTGTTTGTAACATTTGGCAGCCTCAGCAAGGACAAGAGGTCATTCTTAACTTACCAGCGACGGTTGAAGCCTCAATGCCGAACGTTTTTGCTGATCAGGTTGAGTATTTCTGCCGCAATCTTGCCCATCGTGAGCATGTCATTGTCAGCTTGCACACGCATAATGACCGTGGCTGTGCCGTGGCTGCTGCTGAACTTGGCGTTCTTGCGGGTGCTGATCGTATTGAAGGGACGCTATTAGGTAATGGTGAACGTACAGGTAATATGGATATCATGGTCATGGCCATGAACTTATTTAGTCAGGGTATCGATCCTGAGCTTGATTTTAGTAACATGAGCGAAATTGTACAGGTGGTAAGTGAATGTAATAACTTACCTTTACATCCGCGTCATCCTTATGTGGGCGAATTGGTATTTACCGCCTTTAGTGGCTCACATCAAGACGCCATCAAAAAATCGCTTGATTACAATGAAAAGCATCAAGACGAGACCGACAATGTTTGGGATGTGGCTTACTTACCGATTGATCCGGCGCATATTGGTCGTAGTTATCAAGATGTGGTACGTATCAATAGCCAATCTGGTAAAGGCGGTGTCGCTTACATTTTGCAGCGTAATTATGGGTTTAACTTACCACGTTGGATGCAAATTGACTTTAGCGGTGTGGTACAAAAACAAGCTGAGGCCGTAGCGCGTGAGTTACAGAATGACGAGATTTTGCAGACCTTTGAAGACACATATCTACAGCAGGGTAAGTTTGAGCTATTAGATTATAGTGTCAATAATAAAGGTGGCGAGGTCTACTTTAACGGTCAAGTACAAATGAATGGTGATATCATCAACATTGATGGTACTGGTAATGGTCCATTGTCATCTTTTATTGATGGTCTTGCACAGCATACAGGCAAATCACTCCACATCATTAATTATGCTGAGCATGCAATCAATCCACAGCACAATAATGGTAATGGCATTGATGATGATACCAATCGGGACAATAAGACCAATGCAAACGCTGCAGCTTACATTCAATTGAATGTAGATGGTGATGTTTATTCAGGTATTGGCACTTGTAGCAGTACGGTATCGGCAATGCTTAAAGGCGCGTTATCTGCTTTTGCCCAAGCAGTAGGCACCGCTGCCGCCTAATAGTTATATAATGGTATTGGCCCTATGTATTAATGACACCATCGCTCCTTGCTATATGCAAGTACAGTGATGGTGTTATTTTTTTTACTATAGAAGCATTAGGGCTCTGATGTAGCATTTTATAATGATGCATTATTTTAGCGTGCGCTAAGTCAGCATCAATAGCATAATGTTACTTGTATTTTTGGTGTCTAAGACTTACGCTAATGTATATAACGCATATTATTATAAATAAAAGGTTAATTATGGAACCTATATCATTTGCTTCATTTTCATTAGCAGCTTTGTTGGCCTCATTGCCAGCGAATGGTGAAGTCATTAGTAAGCCAACGATTACTACTCATATCAGTCCTGCAATCGCTGGACAATGGGAGATAGATTTAGACAGCGAGATCACCATGACGAAAGAGGCTGAAGCCAGACAGGCTGCTGCCTTAGTCGATGGACAGAACGTTGACAGAGATGAGCCTAGAATAGTGGCAGGATCAGAAGGCGGTATTCTGACCCAAGATGAGCAACGGGCGCTTAATATTCAATCAAATCCTAACAAAGATTTGATCGCATCTAC
This is a stretch of genomic DNA from Psychrobacter alimentarius. It encodes these proteins:
- the katG gene encoding catalase/peroxidase HPI codes for the protein MGGCPVMHQAHTTTASAATDWWPNSLNLDILHQQDKKTNPMGDDFDYAEAFKQLDLEAVKTDLKNLMTESQEWWPADWGHYGGLMIRMAWHSAGTYRSADGRGGSNTGNQRFAPLNSWPDNVNLDKARRLLWPIKKKYGNKLSWADLMILAGNMAYESMGFKTLGFAGGRADIWHPEKDIYWGSEREWLAPTENRYESDKDRESLENPLAAVQMGLIYVNPEGVDGNPDPLKTAQDMRTTFARMSMNDEETVALTAGGHTVGKCHGNGDATILEDEPEAADVHEQGLGWRNPKGRGNAGDTVSSGIEGAWTTNPTQWDHGYFELLLGHNWALAKSPAGAWQWEPTDIREEDRPLDAHDPSVRRNPIMTDADMALIKDPIYRKISEKFHQEPDYFDEVFAKAWFKLTHRDLGPKSRYLGADVPGEDFIWQDPIPTGNTDLTDEDIATLKSQILDSDLSRRELIITAWDSARTFRASDYRGGANGARIRLAPQKDWVGNEPQQLQRVLETLTSIQSDFGKDISLADLIVLAGNTAIEQAADEAGVSITVPFKAGRGDADEAMTDADAFADLEPLHDGYRNWVKEDYAVSPEEMLLDRSQLMGLTAPEMVVLIGGMRVLDTNHGQSQHGVFTERAGVLTNDFFVNLTDMNHTWHPTKASDTAHNTSNMYEVRERATGKTKWQASRVDLVFGSNSILRAYAELYAQDDNLEKFVHDFVRAWSKVMNADRFDVA
- a CDS encoding AmpG family muropeptide MFS transporter, which translates into the protein MSAVKSSPPNQPVAKKSWGEAAKAYLDRRAIIMLFLGFVAGIPILLIFSSLSLWLREAGIDRSVVTMFSWAALGYSFKFIWAPLVDAVPLPVLTKLLGRRRSWILVAQLLIILAICLMASVNPIDESSLIWMAVGAVLLGFSSATQDIVVDAYRIELAPPSLQSVLSAMYTAGYRLGMIVAGAGALYLADYFGSTEALYSYEAWRNTYWIMAAVMGVGVVTTLIIREPVSEQVRVPRQTSDYTRLVLVFALSVIGFVLVFANMGAILPETESALIGFLIEIVHLALSLTTALVIGYGLVKVGLVKEEVARATWVEPIADFFRRYGKKALLLLALIGLYRISDIVAGVISNVFYLDMGFSKTDIANAVKLVGVVMVIAGGFLGGLMAQRLRMMQAMMVGAILACVTNLLFVLLTYHQGSLPVMYLAVIFDNLAAGLASAVFIAFLSALTSIRFTAVQYAIFSSLMTLLPKVLGGYSGTIVDNMGYPFFFIFTFAIGLPILILIYLVDKHIVIGDNDDIYGDNDKLTKANPNLTDTNEPPRASE
- the leuA gene encoding 2-isopropylmalate synthase, producing the protein MSNQTTSTVAKATTKMTPKSAAFDFRKYRPFAFAPSLPDRTWPSKTIEKSPIWASVDLRDGNQALIDPMTIEQKMRFFNTLVEVGFKEIEIGFPSAAQVEFDFARKLIEENHVPNDVTLQVLVQAREHLIARTFESLKGAKRAVVHVYNSTSRVQREKVYAKNKDEIKEIAITGAKLLKEYAAKYPETEWVFQYSPESFSQTETEYAVEVCDAVCNIWQPQQGQEVILNLPATVEASMPNVFADQVEYFCRNLAHREHVIVSLHTHNDRGCAVAAAELGVLAGADRIEGTLLGNGERTGNMDIMVMAMNLFSQGIDPELDFSNMSEIVQVVSECNNLPLHPRHPYVGELVFTAFSGSHQDAIKKSLDYNEKHQDETDNVWDVAYLPIDPAHIGRSYQDVVRINSQSGKGGVAYILQRNYGFNLPRWMQIDFSGVVQKQAEAVARELQNDEILQTFEDTYLQQGKFELLDYSVNNKGGEVYFNGQVQMNGDIINIDGTGNGPLSSFIDGLAQHTGKSLHIINYAEHAINPQHNNGNGIDDDTNRDNKTNANAAAYIQLNVDGDVYSGIGTCSSTVSAMLKGALSAFAQAVGTAAA
- the prmC gene encoding peptide chain release factor N(5)-glutamine methyltransferase, yielding MTSVTIRQTKQQIQQLTNTESASKLPSFWLTDWLLYVIDKPALFLITDESYELTEDEQKQFNAGVTKMQQGMPLAYLTGQQAFWSLNFMVNEHTLIPRPDTEILIEQVLDWINTPSIYASTKRLLDLGTGSGCIAISLAHELKNDNWQVVAVDLSPAALKVAQHNALINEVANIKFIQSSWYDALRTHEKVSFDVIVSNPPYIDEEDEHLAQLKAEPISALSALNHGLADIEHIIQQAPSYLRIGGLLAIEHGFDQGFAVRQLFADNGFESVTTVQDYGGNDRVTLGHI
- a CDS encoding Lrp/AsnC family transcriptional regulator, with amino-acid sequence MITSHSDTALLVDLDETDKQLLRLLQTQARMSITELAERINLSATPCARRIKRLEDAGIITGYHTKTDAQKIGYPLAVFIAISMDRHTAERFEQFESKVQSFDEVVSCSIVTGRTEDYLIKVRVRDMAHYEEFLLHRLNRIEGVAQVHTSFELREVFSRSVV
- a CDS encoding ABC1 kinase family protein, whose protein sequence is MKIHRPHLLKHTFNVVNRVRQTASVAGLSALRVVKGEKPDAMLLKETFEQLGTTYIKIGQFIASTPSLFPRDYVTAFQSCLDQTTPLSYAYIEQVLKEELAVDGITLDELFAHIEPKPLASASIAQVHAARLHNGDEVVLKVQKPGVETIMQTDLGVLHGVTKLLELLMPSMKFASIAPIIDEIRLRMLAETDFIAEAQNIRDFQQFLVLSGNTRVTAPEVYETLTTKRVLTMSRLYGVSMVDESLMRQYCTDPAQVMADTLNTWFASLMLCNSFHADLHAGNLMLLTDGRIGFLDFGIVGKLKAESWRACMGMMQAMQDNDYQAMARHMIDMEMTHGGNQVDVVALGNDLQRMMKTIMAEDKAFTSGVPFNSKEQADELNTMMLEIVEVGKRHGIHFPRDFALLTKQMLYFDRFMRMLAPDMDMFSDQRVQMLGQTESEAATTRTLNLS
- a CDS encoding HesA/MoeB/ThiF family protein, which encodes MDRAHSLETEQLSDEELLVYARQILLDGWDIDAQLRLKSARVVIIGAGGLGCPASETLVRAGLGQVHLIDDDVIEASNLQRQTLFLPDDINKSKALTAAKMLERINPLISVNSTMARLSENNAYDLLDMVIGKPDLLLDCTDNFATRDIINRISVRYQIPLLSASAIAMQGQLALFEPHLDTGCYHCVFGSVVDDIEADERTCANSGVLASTTAIMGNLQANTALQYLGLTKNPLTNKLLLWDGSRMQQRLMGYRKDPECPVCSSH